The proteins below come from a single Cylindrospermopsis raciborskii Cr2010 genomic window:
- the btpA gene encoding photosystem I biogenesis protein BtpA — MNLYKLFKTRKPIIGVVHLLPLPTSARWGGSLKAVIDRAEQEATALASGGVDALIVENFFDAPFTKNHVDPAVVSAMTLAVQRIQNLVTLPLGLNVLRNDAESAMAIASCVKAEFIRVNVLTGVMDTDQGLIEGRAHQLLRYRRELGSDVKILADVLVKHARPLGHPHLSVAIKDTIERGLADGVILSGLETGSPPSLEDLKLASRVAATTPVFIGSGASWENIGTLMPVVDGVIVSSSLKRHGQISQPIDPTRVSQFVEAAHRSITTKI, encoded by the coding sequence GTGAACTTATATAAACTATTCAAAACTCGTAAACCTATTATTGGTGTGGTTCATTTGTTACCTTTACCCACATCAGCCCGCTGGGGAGGTAGTCTGAAAGCAGTAATTGACCGCGCGGAACAGGAAGCTACCGCCTTGGCCAGTGGTGGTGTGGATGCTTTAATTGTAGAAAATTTTTTCGACGCCCCCTTTACTAAAAATCACGTTGATCCTGCTGTGGTTAGTGCTATGACCCTAGCAGTGCAGAGAATTCAAAATCTGGTCACTTTGCCTCTGGGTTTAAATGTTTTAAGAAACGATGCGGAAAGTGCTATGGCGATAGCCAGTTGTGTAAAGGCTGAATTTATTCGTGTTAATGTTTTGACCGGTGTTATGGATACGGATCAAGGATTGATAGAAGGCAGGGCACACCAGTTACTCCGTTATCGTCGAGAATTAGGTTCCGATGTGAAAATTCTGGCTGATGTATTAGTTAAACATGCTCGTCCCCTGGGTCATCCTCATCTGAGTGTGGCTATTAAAGACACTATAGAACGGGGTTTGGCTGATGGGGTGATTTTATCGGGTTTGGAAACTGGTAGTCCTCCCAGCTTGGAAGATTTAAAATTGGCTAGCAGGGTTGCTGCTACTACTCCAGTATTTATCGGTAGCGGTGCCAGTTGGGAAAATATTGGTACTCTTATGCCAGTAGTTGATGGAGTCATTGTTTCCAGCTCTCTCAAACGTCATGGTCAAATCTCTCAACCCATTGATCCTACCCGTGTGAGTCAATTTGTAGAAGCTGCTCATAGAAGCATTACTACAAAAATTTAA
- a CDS encoding vitamin K epoxide reductase family protein yields the protein MIRRRSTPWIHYWSRPLLGAIATLGILNTGYLTYEKLTGGTPVCNVGEQGCMDVLSSYWGTVFGQPLALFGLLSYMVMFILALSPILLISKDSKKSNQSKNIQQIENLSWWLLLIGAIAMTVFSGYLMYVLAFQLQAVCWYCIASAIFALSMLILTILGREWEDIGQVLFIGLIVVVVTLITTLGIYSKPPVDITTDTTTSGQQRITFSPREEPNPNFGWEITTTSGESEIALAQHLVKIGAKEYVAYWCPHCHEQKLLFGKEAYQIINNNNITVECAADSPKGKPALCQAAKIQGFPSWIINGKIYGGVQNLSDLARLSGYMGPQNFKYFR from the coding sequence ATGATTCGTCGTCGTTCTACTCCCTGGATTCATTATTGGTCTCGTCCCCTCCTCGGGGCGATCGCCACTCTTGGTATTCTTAACACGGGTTATCTTACTTACGAAAAGTTAACAGGTGGTACGCCTGTATGCAATGTTGGGGAGCAGGGTTGTATGGATGTTCTCTCCAGCTACTGGGGAACTGTGTTTGGTCAACCTTTGGCTCTGTTTGGCTTGTTATCATACATGGTCATGTTTATACTAGCTCTATCTCCTATTTTGCTAATATCAAAGGATAGCAAGAAAAGTAATCAAAGCAAGAATATACAACAAATAGAGAATTTAAGTTGGTGGCTACTATTGATCGGAGCGATCGCCATGACTGTGTTCAGTGGCTATTTAATGTATGTTCTAGCATTTCAACTGCAAGCTGTATGTTGGTACTGTATTGCATCAGCAATTTTTGCTTTGAGTATGCTGATTTTGACCATTTTAGGAAGAGAATGGGAGGATATAGGTCAAGTTCTATTTATTGGGTTGATAGTTGTTGTGGTCACACTAATTACCACTTTAGGTATTTACTCCAAACCCCCCGTTGATATCACCACTGATACTACCACCTCCGGTCAACAACGTATTACTTTTTCACCCAGGGAAGAACCCAATCCTAATTTTGGTTGGGAAATAACCACCACTTCGGGAGAATCGGAAATTGCCCTAGCCCAGCACTTAGTAAAAATTGGTGCTAAAGAGTACGTTGCCTATTGGTGTCCCCATTGTCATGAACAGAAGCTACTCTTTGGTAAAGAAGCCTATCAAATCATCAATAATAATAATATTACAGTAGAATGTGCTGCAGACAGTCCTAAAGGCAAACCAGCGCTGTGTCAAGCGGCAAAGATTCAGGGCTTCCCCTCTTGGATAATTAACGGTAAAATCTATGGTGGAGTGCAAAATTTGAGTGATTTAGCTAGACTTAGCGGTTATATGGGTCCACAAAATTTCAAATACTTTCGGTGA
- the nadB gene encoding L-aspartate oxidase: protein MTEIDINQTFDVLVVGAGAAGLYTALCLPASLRVGLITKENLTLSASDWAQGGIAAAISPEDSPKLHIEDTLKAGAGLCDIKSVEFLAHKAPDCIQALLNLGVAFDRHGTTLALTLEAAHSRHRVLHAADTTGREVTTTLANQVLCRPNIQVIQQALALSIWLDAKTGHCQGISLFYEGEVTWLRAGAVVLATGGGGQVFAQTTNPAVSTGDGVAIAWRSGAIIRDPEFVQFHPTALIKPGRFLISEAVRGEGAHLIDDQGRRFAFDYHPAGELAPRDVVSRAIFSHLQRTTKDLATAHVWLDMRPIGSDRIRQRFPNIIKVCQYWSIDVFNQPIPVSPAAHYWMGGILTNLENCTSIPGLYAVGETASTGVHGANRLASNSLLECIVFGAQMADLKLPSVVPSNLHPSSWECNLTEWESQKSVLESMRENLPRLVWQSAGICREQVSLDRAIAQVVFWQGEFASLPLSQFLKTLPGGTAAKFNYSDINQLLRLWAETQNLLDVAYLILKSAAFRKESRGGHYRSDYPEAVNEWQVHTMIQDDRWWKSEGI from the coding sequence TTGACTGAAATAGATATCAATCAGACATTTGATGTACTAGTGGTAGGTGCTGGTGCTGCTGGACTATATACAGCTTTATGTTTACCTGCATCTTTACGAGTTGGCTTAATTACTAAAGAAAACCTTACCCTATCTGCTAGTGATTGGGCTCAGGGTGGTATTGCTGCTGCCATATCCCCAGAGGATTCACCAAAACTCCATATTGAGGACACCTTAAAAGCTGGTGCAGGTTTATGTGATATTAAATCGGTAGAATTCTTAGCTCATAAAGCTCCCGATTGCATTCAGGCTTTATTAAATTTAGGTGTGGCCTTTGATCGTCATGGTACAACCCTAGCCTTAACCTTAGAAGCTGCTCATTCTCGTCATCGAGTGCTCCATGCAGCAGATACTACAGGTAGGGAAGTAACTACCACCCTAGCAAATCAAGTATTATGTCGTCCAAATATTCAAGTAATTCAACAGGCTTTAGCCCTTTCTATCTGGTTAGATGCAAAAACTGGACACTGTCAGGGAATTAGTCTGTTTTATGAAGGAGAAGTAACTTGGTTAAGAGCGGGTGCAGTAGTTTTAGCCACAGGTGGTGGAGGTCAAGTATTTGCTCAAACTACTAATCCAGCAGTGAGCACAGGTGATGGGGTGGCCATAGCTTGGCGCTCGGGTGCGATTATTCGCGATCCAGAATTTGTGCAATTTCATCCTACCGCTTTAATAAAACCAGGAAGGTTTTTAATTAGTGAAGCTGTAAGGGGAGAGGGAGCCCACTTAATTGATGATCAGGGACGACGTTTTGCGTTTGATTATCATCCCGCAGGTGAACTAGCACCCAGAGATGTGGTCAGCAGAGCTATCTTTAGTCATCTACAACGTACCACCAAGGATTTAGCCACTGCCCATGTTTGGTTAGATATGCGTCCCATAGGTTCGGATAGAATCCGCCAAAGGTTTCCTAATATTATTAAAGTTTGTCAGTATTGGTCCATAGATGTATTTAATCAACCTATTCCCGTATCTCCCGCAGCTCATTATTGGATGGGTGGTATTCTCACGAATTTAGAAAATTGCACTTCCATTCCCGGTTTATATGCTGTGGGGGAAACTGCTAGTACTGGTGTTCATGGTGCCAATCGTCTGGCCAGTAATTCCCTACTAGAATGTATAGTGTTTGGGGCACAGATGGCTGATTTGAAATTGCCATCGGTAGTACCATCCAATTTACATCCCAGTTCCTGGGAATGTAATTTAACCGAGTGGGAAAGCCAAAAATCAGTATTAGAAAGTATGAGAGAAAATTTGCCCCGACTAGTTTGGCAAAGTGCGGGTATTTGTCGAGAACAAGTAAGTCTAGACCGGGCGATCGCCCAGGTTGTATTTTGGCAAGGGGAATTTGCCAGTTTACCTTTGAGTCAGTTTTTAAAAACCTTACCTGGTGGAACAGCGGCTAAATTTAATTATTCCGATATCAACCAGTTATTACGTCTATGGGCAGAAACCCAAAATTTATTAGATGTAGCTTATTTAATTCTTAAAAGTGCTGCTTTTAGGAAAGAAAGTCGAGGTGGGCATTATCGTTCAGACTATCCAGAAGCGGTTAATGAATGGCAAGTGCACACAATGATCCAAGATGATCGTTGGTGGAAATCTGAGGGAATTTAG
- the psbU gene encoding photosystem II complex extrinsic protein PsbU, with protein sequence MKGLVRLLTVFSLLLGCWGWLGTTQTAQAWDFSRVNLPQTPILAIARQNKADQKLATDFGKKIDLNNTNIARFQGIRGFYPVLAKKIIANAPYVKVEDVLEIKGLSDRQKQLLQNNLSQFTVTKYDAEFNEGDDRINNGIYR encoded by the coding sequence GTGAAAGGATTAGTGCGTTTATTAACAGTTTTTAGTTTGTTACTCGGATGCTGGGGATGGTTAGGAACAACCCAAACAGCTCAAGCTTGGGATTTTAGCCGTGTTAACCTACCCCAAACGCCAATTTTGGCAATTGCTCGGCAAAATAAAGCTGATCAGAAACTAGCAACGGATTTTGGTAAAAAAATAGACCTGAATAATACCAACATTGCCCGATTTCAGGGGATCAGAGGGTTTTATCCGGTTCTGGCTAAAAAAATCATTGCTAATGCTCCTTATGTTAAGGTAGAAGACGTGTTGGAAATTAAAGGTTTGAGCGATCGCCAGAAACAACTTCTACAAAATAATTTAAGTCAATTTACCGTAACAAAATACGATGCTGAATTCAACGAAGGCGATGATCGTATTAACAACGGTATTTACAGATAA
- a CDS encoding IS1 family transposase — protein sequence MHCPNCGSSKIRKNGKRRGKQNHICVDCGRQFIDVYSPPKGYSEEVKQSCLRSYVNGMGFRAIERDKGVHHTTIIYWLKQIGSILPDAPPVEETPLVGELDELETFVGSKKNKIWLWTAVNHFRKNILAWVVGDHSSQAFQPLWDIVKLWQCFFYVTDGWRVYPSFIQPEDHIVSKTYMTRVEGENTRLRHYLARLHRKTLCYSKSVDMLRYSIKLLLHYLKYEVIPAFS from the coding sequence GTGCATTGTCCAAACTGCGGGTCTTCCAAAATCAGAAAGAATGGCAAACGTCGAGGTAAACAAAATCACATTTGTGTTGATTGTGGTCGTCAATTTATCGATGTCTATAGTCCACCTAAAGGCTATTCAGAAGAAGTTAAACAAAGTTGCCTGCGCTCTTATGTTAACGGTATGGGATTTAGAGCAATTGAACGCGATAAAGGCGTTCATCATACAACTATTATTTACTGGCTAAAACAAATTGGTTCCATACTTCCAGATGCTCCACCAGTTGAGGAAACACCCTTGGTAGGTGAGCTTGATGAGTTGGAGACCTTTGTGGGATCAAAAAAAAACAAAATATGGTTGTGGACAGCAGTAAATCACTTCCGTAAAAATATCCTGGCTTGGGTTGTGGGAGACCACAGCTCACAAGCATTTCAACCTTTGTGGGACATCGTTAAACTCTGGCAATGCTTTTTTTATGTTACTGATGGGTGGAGGGTTTATCCGAGTTTTATTCAGCCAGAGGATCATATTGTGAGCAAAACATATATGACTAGGGTAGAGGGTGAAAATACACGTTTACGTCACTACTTAGCGCGACTACATAGAAAAACGCTATGCTATTCAAAATCTGTAGATATGCTTAGGTATTCAATTAAATTATTACTTCACTATTTAAAGTATGAAGTAATACCCGCGTTTAGTTGA
- a CDS encoding DUF3120 domain-containing protein, producing the protein MINNTLSSYKTVNSSIKNDLHTSESKAISMDEFHSPLFLLPALPKAIAISQSWLIFGAAVFLISVPVFIEAPLVRSLPTISLAITGLWVWLSLQLMSNEKTYIWGDLLLGFSLTWLTGAIYWGWLRWEPLWHLPIESICLPMALWCLHRNWGKIGNWFYLGSLFGTVLTDVYFYLVDLMPYWRQIMQTDVLGVSQIFKNALLQVQTPWGQGWAIVLALSLLIAGLLPLKNKQKHWYAFSGAVLSTILVDSLFLVAAILAKNSGVAYLRDESTKRGYYFIL; encoded by the coding sequence TTGATTAATAACACACTCTCATCCTACAAAACTGTGAACTCCTCTATTAAAAATGATTTACATACCTCCGAGAGCAAGGCCATAAGTATGGATGAGTTCCATTCTCCTCTGTTCTTATTACCCGCCTTACCGAAAGCGATCGCCATCAGTCAAAGTTGGTTAATATTTGGAGCTGCGGTGTTTTTAATATCCGTACCGGTATTTATAGAGGCACCTTTAGTGCGATCTTTACCGACTATAAGTCTAGCCATTACTGGATTGTGGGTGTGGTTAAGTTTACAATTAATGTCGAATGAAAAAACTTATATTTGGGGTGATTTACTCTTAGGATTTAGTCTTACCTGGTTAACAGGGGCAATTTACTGGGGTTGGTTACGGTGGGAACCACTGTGGCACTTACCCATAGAATCCATATGTCTACCCATGGCCCTTTGGTGTTTACACAGAAATTGGGGTAAAATCGGTAACTGGTTTTATCTTGGCTCTCTATTTGGTACAGTCCTAACAGATGTATATTTCTACCTAGTAGACCTAATGCCCTATTGGCGGCAAATTATGCAAACTGATGTTCTAGGAGTATCACAAATATTTAAAAATGCCTTATTACAAGTACAAACTCCCTGGGGACAAGGCTGGGCTATAGTTTTAGCTCTATCACTATTAATTGCTGGTTTACTACCATTAAAAAATAAACAAAAGCATTGGTATGCATTTAGTGGAGCAGTTTTGAGTACAATCCTAGTAGACAGTCTATTTCTAGTAGCTGCGATTCTGGCTAAAAATTCTGGCGTTGCATATTTGCGGGATGAATCAACTAAACGCGGGTATTACTTCATACTTTAA
- a CDS encoding undecaprenyl-diphosphate phosphatase, which translates to MITILGTANELLLSPMLAVAENGNQANLEWLQAFILGIVQGITEFLPISSTAHLLIFTKVFGWKELGAKDFVDAIQFGSVVAILLYFRSLIASIIQGAVEGFKDKDWQREEWKIVIGIAVGTIPALVLGFLLKDILPESALIIGTMSVVMAILLGLAEKIGDRKRGFDHLQIRDGILVGIGQSLALIPGVSRSGSTLTTALFLGLERDTAAKFSFLLGFPTLTIATLYKSLKIFHLFQEGQLPENIVLLLVIGIISTFIFSYLSIAFLIRYLQTKDTFIFVWYRLAFGGAILLALANGWQG; encoded by the coding sequence ATGATCACAATCTTAGGAACAGCTAATGAGTTACTATTATCACCAATGCTTGCTGTGGCTGAGAACGGCAATCAAGCTAATCTAGAGTGGTTACAAGCGTTTATTTTAGGTATAGTCCAAGGTATTACCGAATTTTTACCGATTAGTAGTACAGCTCACTTATTAATTTTTACTAAAGTATTTGGTTGGAAAGAGTTAGGGGCTAAAGACTTTGTTGATGCGATTCAATTTGGCAGTGTGGTGGCAATCTTATTGTATTTTCGGTCATTGATTGCCAGTATTATTCAAGGAGCAGTGGAAGGGTTTAAGGATAAGGACTGGCAAAGGGAAGAGTGGAAAATTGTAATAGGTATTGCTGTTGGAACCATACCAGCACTAGTTCTTGGTTTTTTGTTAAAGGACATTTTGCCCGAAAGCGCCCTAATTATTGGTACAATGTCAGTAGTCATGGCTATTTTATTGGGATTGGCTGAAAAAATTGGCGATCGCAAGCGGGGATTTGATCATTTGCAAATTCGAGATGGTATTTTAGTAGGGATAGGACAATCCCTAGCCTTAATTCCTGGGGTTTCTCGTTCTGGTTCCACATTGACCACAGCCTTGTTTTTAGGACTAGAAAGAGACACAGCAGCAAAATTTTCATTTTTATTAGGTTTTCCCACCTTGACCATAGCCACCTTATACAAGAGCTTAAAAATATTTCATCTCTTTCAAGAGGGGCAATTACCAGAGAATATAGTTTTGTTATTGGTTATAGGAATTATCTCGACCTTTATTTTTTCGTACCTGTCAATTGCATTTTTAATTCGTTATTTACAAACTAAAGACACTTTTATCTTTGTTTGGTATAGACTAGCTTTTGGCGGAGCAATTTTATTGGCACTTGCTAATGGTTGGCAGGGGTGA
- a CDS encoding TIGR03279 family radical SAM protein, with product MSEIKPAKITSVIPESIAAEVGFEAGDAIVSINGIKPRDLIDYQFLCADEILEIEVLDKHGKIHQVEIEKDYDQDLGIEFGTALFDNLIQCNNRCPFCFIDQQPPGKRSSLYLKDDDYRLSFLYGSYLTLTNLPTREWQRIEQMRLSPLYISVHATEPEIRIRLLKNSRAGEILEQIKWFQARRLQIHAQVVVCPGINDGSHLERTLRDLASFYMGEVPTVASVAVVPVGLTRFRPSQDELIPVTREKAREVIGQVEMLGQEFKQKYDSRVVWLADEWFLIGGEELPAQEEYEEYPQIDNGVGSIRLFMKEFNQVANKLLPAKISPEKTLTWVVGNAVEKAFTPLVDRLNKVEGLRVNMVALYSDYWGQNITVTGLLTGHDLLYHLKGKDLGDGLLLPSIMLKHGELVFLDDMTVAQVSKELDVRILPVAGVEDLIRDLGEVGGNMDHTIANSS from the coding sequence ATGTCTGAGATTAAACCGGCAAAAATTACCAGTGTTATACCCGAATCCATTGCTGCTGAGGTTGGATTTGAAGCAGGTGATGCCATTGTGAGCATTAACGGAATCAAACCCCGCGACTTAATAGATTATCAGTTTTTGTGTGCAGATGAAATTTTAGAAATAGAAGTATTAGATAAACATGGTAAAATTCATCAAGTTGAAATTGAGAAAGACTACGACCAAGACCTAGGAATAGAATTTGGCACAGCTTTATTTGATAACTTAATTCAATGTAATAATCGCTGTCCCTTTTGTTTTATTGACCAGCAACCACCTGGTAAACGCTCCAGCTTATATTTAAAGGATGATGATTATCGTTTAAGTTTCTTGTATGGTTCCTATTTAACCCTGACCAATTTACCTACAAGAGAATGGCAAAGAATTGAGCAAATGAGACTATCACCCTTATATATTTCAGTTCATGCAACAGAACCAGAAATAAGAATTAGACTTTTAAAAAATAGTCGAGCTGGAGAGATTTTAGAGCAAATTAAATGGTTTCAAGCAAGACGCTTACAAATTCATGCTCAAGTGGTAGTTTGTCCTGGAATTAATGATGGTTCACACCTGGAAAGAACACTAAGAGATTTAGCATCCTTTTATATGGGGGAAGTACCCACAGTAGCATCAGTAGCAGTAGTTCCTGTGGGTTTAACCAGATTTCGTCCCTCACAGGATGAGTTGATTCCCGTAACCAGGGAAAAAGCCAGGGAAGTAATAGGTCAGGTAGAAATGCTTGGTCAAGAATTTAAGCAGAAATATGATTCTCGGGTAGTCTGGTTAGCGGATGAATGGTTTTTAATTGGTGGTGAGGAACTACCAGCACAGGAGGAGTATGAAGAATATCCACAAATAGATAATGGAGTAGGTTCCATAAGATTATTTATGAAGGAATTTAATCAAGTAGCGAATAAATTACTACCGGCAAAAATTTCTCCTGAGAAAACATTAACTTGGGTAGTGGGAAATGCGGTAGAGAAAGCATTTACACCCCTGGTTGACAGGTTAAATAAAGTTGAAGGTTTAAGGGTAAATATGGTTGCACTATATAGTGACTATTGGGGACAAAATATCACCGTTACCGGGTTATTAACTGGACATGATTTACTCTACCACCTGAAAGGGAAGGATTTAGGTGATGGTTTATTATTGCCCAGCATCATGCTCAAACATGGTGAATTAGTATTTTTGGATGATATGACTGTAGCACAGGTATCTAAGGAATTGGATGTTAGGATATTACCAGTTGCAGGAGTGGAGGATTTAATCAGAGATTTGGGGGAAGTTGGGGGGAATATGGATCATACTATCGCCAACTCCAGCTGA
- a CDS encoding methyltransferase domain-containing protein, giving the protein MAKSSQKSEFGDFQTPDNLAKCATHLLKDKYGVRPDLIIEPTCGKGAFIRASLTEFKHTKIVGFDINEEHIQYAKTSSLRYPNSENVTLCVQDFFSMNWDAFLADFVGSILVIGNPPWVTTSELTILNSKNLPSKSNFQNRQGIHAITGSSNFDISEWMLLKHVQWLTKKEGTLAVLCKYSVARKIINQVITKFGNRFSADIYLIDAKTLFGASVDACFFVLSNSGNTNCDFKIYQDLQSDQTIYSIGNRDGRMVRDTTKYEKWKHLSGQDLRYTWRSGIKHDCSKIMEFQCVDDGLFINGMGDKYFLEREYLYPLLKGSDIANSRIDSHHKFVLVTQKSVGEDTIIIRDKAPKIWQYLLEHDQFLKTRKSSIYKNKPPYSIFGIGEYSFKNWKIAISGLYKKLNFCLVEPIGNQPVMLDDTVNFLSFDTQREAEFIFSLITSDPSIEFLNSMIFWDEKRPITIDILRRVSLKAVAREIDVLEIYLALGQVVRSNPNGQLELAIV; this is encoded by the coding sequence ATGGCTAAGTCATCACAGAAATCGGAATTTGGAGATTTTCAAACACCTGACAATCTAGCAAAATGTGCAACCCATCTTCTTAAGGATAAGTATGGTGTTCGTCCAGATCTAATTATAGAACCTACTTGCGGAAAAGGAGCCTTTATTAGAGCTTCCTTGACTGAATTTAAACACACCAAAATTGTGGGTTTCGACATTAATGAAGAACACATTCAATATGCAAAAACCTCCTCATTAAGATACCCCAATTCAGAGAATGTAACTCTTTGTGTACAGGACTTCTTTAGCATGAATTGGGATGCTTTTTTGGCTGATTTTGTGGGGTCTATTTTGGTAATTGGCAATCCTCCCTGGGTAACCACTAGTGAGCTAACTATTCTCAACAGCAAGAATTTACCTTCAAAGTCAAACTTTCAAAATCGTCAAGGTATTCACGCCATCACCGGTTCCAGTAATTTTGATATTTCAGAATGGATGCTTCTCAAACATGTCCAATGGCTGACTAAAAAAGAGGGAACTTTAGCAGTTTTATGTAAGTATTCAGTCGCTCGGAAAATTATTAATCAGGTAATAACAAAATTCGGTAATAGATTTTCTGCTGATATTTATCTGATTGATGCTAAAACATTGTTTGGAGCATCCGTAGATGCTTGCTTTTTCGTTTTGTCTAACAGTGGCAATACTAATTGTGATTTTAAGATTTATCAAGATCTACAATCAGACCAGACTATATATTCAATTGGAAACAGAGATGGGAGAATGGTTAGGGACACTACCAAGTATGAAAAATGGAAACATTTATCTGGACAAGATTTAAGATATACTTGGCGTTCTGGGATCAAACACGATTGCTCTAAAATAATGGAGTTTCAATGTGTTGACGATGGGTTATTTATCAATGGAATGGGCGATAAATATTTTCTTGAGAGGGAATATTTGTATCCCCTTTTGAAAGGTTCTGATATTGCTAACAGTAGAATTGATTCTCACCACAAGTTTGTCTTAGTTACTCAGAAATCAGTAGGTGAAGATACAATAATTATCCGCGATAAAGCACCTAAAATTTGGCAGTACCTGCTTGAACATGACCAGTTTTTAAAAACTAGAAAGAGTTCAATCTATAAAAATAAACCTCCCTATTCTATATTTGGTATAGGGGAATATTCCTTTAAAAATTGGAAAATTGCCATATCTGGACTTTACAAAAAACTAAATTTTTGTCTTGTTGAACCTATTGGTAATCAACCGGTAATGTTAGATGACACTGTCAATTTTTTGTCTTTTGATACCCAGAGGGAAGCAGAATTTATTTTCAGTCTTATTACTTCTGATCCATCTATTGAGTTTCTTAATTCAATGATATTTTGGGATGAAAAACGACCAATAACAATAGATATTTTGCGCAGAGTCTCCCTGAAAGCTGTCGCTCGGGAAATAGATGTTTTAGAAATATATTTAGCATTGGGTCAGGTGGTGAGATCTAATCCTAATGGTCAGCTGGAGTTGGCGATAGTATGA
- a CDS encoding HAD family hydrolase, with protein sequence MDYLSENYSYQRGNSAAGIDIPDLEVDIKTTSIKQPQSSFPFKSATQKIFGLGYNLLVFVYAKYDNHQTRTGRLEIQHTIFLDKSRTADFQTTAGLLDIISHNGKKDDIIAFLMSRNLPVDDIVVSQLAERILESSPNQGYLTVSNALQWRLQYNRVIQEAGNISGIIRVG encoded by the coding sequence ATGGATTATTTATCCGAAAACTACAGCTATCAAAGGGGTAATTCAGCTGCGGGTATTGATATTCCCGATCTTGAAGTTGATATAAAAACAACTAGTATAAAGCAACCTCAATCTTCTTTTCCTTTTAAGTCTGCTACCCAAAAGATATTTGGGCTGGGATATAATCTTCTTGTTTTTGTCTATGCTAAATATGACAATCATCAAACTAGAACCGGAAGATTAGAAATACAGCATACCATTTTTTTGGACAAGAGTAGGACAGCGGATTTCCAAACAACTGCAGGACTATTAGATATAATAAGTCACAATGGTAAAAAGGATGATATCATTGCATTTTTGATGTCTAGAAACTTACCGGTTGATGACATAGTAGTAAGTCAGTTAGCCGAGAGAATTTTGGAATCAAGTCCAAATCAGGGCTACCTGACAGTCTCTAATGCTCTTCAATGGAGATTGCAATATAACCGTGTTATTCAAGAAGCAGGAAATATATCAGGTATCATTAGAGTTGGATAG